AAGGCGAATTGAGGAATATATCATTTTTTATAACCAAGGACGACCGCAAAGGAAATTAAACAAGCTGACGCCGGTTGAGTACCGACGTCAGCTTGCAGCCTAGGGCTTATTTCCACTGTCCGCTAAATGGGGCCTTGACCACGCCCGGGAGGGGGGTTTTGCTTCGTGTCGGGTCTCTCGGATAGAAGCTCCGGGTTCAGCCGGCGATCGACCGCATCCGCTCGCGGATGGCGTCCGCCGCGGCGGCGCCGGCTCTCGCGGCGACGGCGTCGTAGGCGTGCGCGAGCAGCGGCTTGCGCGTC
Above is a window of Paenibacillus sp. DNA encoding:
- a CDS encoding IS3 family transposase — translated: MEEYIIFYNQGRPQRKLNKLTPVEYRRQLAA